The Cumulibacter soli nucleotide sequence GGGCTGCAACTGGTGTATCGAGCCACGGGAATCGTCAATTTCGCCCAGGGTGCGATGGGCATGTGGGGCGCGTATGTATACGCGCAGTTGCAGAAAAACGGCGAGCTCGTGCTCCCATTCGCTACGTTCGAGTTGGACGACCCGGGCGTCTCCCTGTCGCTGCTGATCGCGCTCGTCGTGGCAGTCGTGCTCGGCATACTGGCGCATTACCTAGTGTTTCGACCGGTACGGCGAGCACCTGCGCTCGCTCAGGTCGTCGTCTCCATCGGGCTCATGGTAATTCTGCAGGCATTGGCGACTATCCAGTTCGGCCCGAATCACCTCAACGTGGACGCCATACTGCCGCGCGGGTCGATCGAGTTATTCGGCGCCAACCTCGCCACACCGGAACTCATCATGACCGCGATCATGCTGGTTCTCGCCGCGCTCGTCTGGGCATACTTCCGGTTCACATACTGGGGTGCAGCCACGCGAGCAGCATCCGAGAACGAGCGCGGCGCGATTCTGATGGGCTTCTCACCAGACCGCCTCAGCCTCATCGCGCTGATCATGTCGACCCTGATCAGCACGGTCGGCGTGGTCTTAGCCAGTTCGCTCACCGGGCTCAGCCCAACGAACTACGCCCTCATGGTGGTGCCGGCACTCGCCGTATTCCTGGCCGCCCGCCTGGAGTCGATCGCAGTAATCTGCGTCGGCGCGATCGTGCTCGGCGTGTTTCAGTCGGAGATCGGTCTTCTTGCCACTAAAGATTGGTGGCCGACCTGGGCGAAGTCCGGTCTCGACCAGGTTATTCCGTTTGTTGCCGTGATGGTCATCTTGGTCATCTTCGGCGGTCGTCTACCGGCGCGCGGGTCACTCGCCTCGATCCGGCTGCCCGACGTGCATGTCCCGCGGTTCAGGATCGTGCCTGCGGCAACTCTATTTGTCGTCGCAGGTGCACTCATCTTCATCTTCGATTCGACATACCGCTTCGCGTTCACCTTCTCCCTCATCATGGGACTGCTGGCTCTGTCGTACGTCCTGATCACCGGTTACCTGGGGCAGATTTCGCTCGCACAACTCGCCTTCGCCGGTACAGCAGGCTTCGCGTTGTCGAAGATTACGACGAACTGGGGCTTACCGTTCCCGATCGCGATCGTGATCAGTGCGCTACTGGCGTCCGCGGTAGGTCTAATCGTTGCCCTGCCGGCATTCAGAATCCGTGGCGTACAGCTGGCGATCGTGACGCTCGCCGCAGCGCTGGCCATCGAGCGGTTTGTGTTCGGCAATTACTCGTTGACGCCGGTTCAGGGGAATCCGATCGCCGATCCTGTCCTGTTTGGCATCGACTTCTCCGTACGCACCGGACGAGAGTTGAGTCGACCGATCTTCTCGCTACTCGTGCTCGTCGTACTCACGATAATGATCGTGATATTCGTCTGCCTCGCGCGCGGCGACACTGGCCGCTCATTCCTCGCTGTGCGGGCAAACGAGCGCGCCGCCGCATCCGCAGGCATCAACGTTCGCCGTACTAAGGCGATCGGGTTCGCCGTGTCGGCTTTCTTCGCCGGCATTGCTGGCTGCCTGATCGGTTACAGCGTCGGGCAACTATCCGCAGAGTCGTTCTCGGTGATGGTGGGTATCCAACTACTTGCCGTGGCTTATCTCGGCGGTATTACCTCGTTCGGTGGTGCGCTCGTCGCCGGCATGTTGGCTCCGCTCGGACTGATCTATACCGCCCTGCACAGTTGGTTCGAGATGGGCGACTACTATCCGCTGATTACCGGAATCGGCCTCGTCGTGACGGCGATTCTCAACCCCGTAGGCATCGCAGGCGAGTTCGGCAAACAGGTTGCGTGGGTAGGTTCCCGGTTCCGACGGAACCACGATGGCGATGATGCCACCGCCCCTGAGGCCAACAAGAACGAGGAGCCAGCCCATGTCTGACGTCCACGCCACCGGTCTCAGTACCCAAAATCTGACAGTGCAGTACGGCGGTGTCGTCGCGAACTCTGACATCAACCTCAGCGTTGACATCGGCCAAGTCGTTGGGCTGATCGGGCCAAACGGCGCCGGCAAGACAACGTTCGTCGATGCCATCACCGGCTTCACCCCGTGTAACGGCGAGATTCTGCTCGGTGGGCGGCGACTCAATGACGTTCCGCCGCATCGCCGGCGAGAATTGGGACTCAGTCGCACCTGGCAGGCAGGTGAGCTGTTCGGCAACCTGACTGTCGCTGAGAACCTGCTCGTTGCGGCCAGGCCAGTGGGCTTTCGATCGCTGTGGCGCGACTTATTCGCACGCAGTTCGAAAGCCGATACCGAGATCGTCGACAAAGCCATCGCCGACGTCGGCCTCGGATCGGTCCGACGCTCGCTGGCCCGCGATCTCACTCTCGGCCAGCAGAAATTGGTCGGCGTCGCGCGCGCGCTCGTTGGCGCATGCTCGGTGGCGCTGCTAGATGAGCCCGCTGCCGGACTCGACACCCATGAGAGCGCCGAGTTCGCTCCGCGACTGCGCAGCATCGCGGAGCGTGGACGCGGCGTACTACTAATCGATCACGACACCTCGCTCGTCCTTGATGTTTGCGACGTGGTCTATGTACTCGAGTTCGGCAAGATCATTTTCAGTGGCTCGCCCGATCAGGCCCGCAATGACCCTGCGGTGCTCGAGGCGTACCTGGGCGTGCCGACGGAGGATCCCTCATGAGTGACGTATTGCTACGAGCTGAATCGCTGACTGCTGGATACGCGGGAGCTCCTGCGGTACGTGACGTGAATCTCGAAGTACGCCCGGGAGAGGTAGTCGCAGTTCTAGGCCCGAACGGTGCCGGCAAAACAACGACGTTGTTGAGTCTGGTGGGCCTCTTGCCGCTGATGAGCGGTTCAGTAACCGCGCTCGGCCATCCGGTTTTACCGAACAAATCCCATCTGCTGGCTCGGCGCGGTGGCCTATTGGTGCCGGATGACCGCGGGTTGTTTCCGAGCCTCAGCGTGCAGGCTCATCTTCGACTCGCCCGTTCCACCCCTGACCTTGCTAGGGAGCAAGAGGTGCTCGACCGCTTTCCAGCCCTGGCGGATTTGCGCGGTCGACCCGCAGGATTGCTTTCGGGTGGCGAGCAGCAGATGCTGACAATCGCAAAAGCTCTTGTCGCTGCGCCGAAACTCTTATTGATCGACGAGATGAGCCTCGGACTCGCCCCCAAGATCATTCAGGAGTTGCTGCCGTTGATCCGCGATCTCGCCAAGGAGGAAGGTATCGGCGTAGTGCTCGTCGAACAACACATCGATCTGGTCCTTCAGGTCGCGGATAAAGGGCTCATCCTCAACCACAGCCACGTGGTGCTGGAAGGACCTGCCACCGACCTTCGTGCCCGACGGGCAGATGTCGAGGCAGCGTACTTTGGCGCCGGCAAGTACGACGTCTCTGATTCCGAAGCTGCAGCAACTACTGAACTGGGAGCCGCCGATGCATGACACCACCTGGCCACTCGCCGGAATTTTGCCGTACGCCGCACGACGCTTTCCCAAGAATCGGTGCTTCCTGAATCAAGAGGGACATAGCCGCACATTTGCCGAGGTACACGAACGCGTCAATCGGTTGGCAAACTCTCTACGGGATGCCGGTGTCAAGAAAGGGACTCGGATCGCGCTGCTGGATACCGATTCAATGGAGTACGCCGAAGTCCTGCTCGCTTGCTTCACACTCGGCGCCACGTACGTTCCGGTGAACTACCGGCTCGCGACGCCCGAGATCGCCAATATCCTCGGACGCGCTCGGCCGAGTTGGTTGTTCGTCGGCCAGCGATACCTAGCGCAAGGCAGGGAGGTCATCGACGGCTTCGACTTCGATTGTCAGATTGCTTCCTTGGATGGGTGCACCGACATCGACGTCGAAGGACTGATCGCCCAAGGCTCACCGTCTGAGGTGGTCGTTACTGTCCACGACGAAGACACGGTCGGGATCATGTTCACGAGCGGCACAACCGGACTGCCGAAAGGCGTTGTGCAATCGCAGGGTATGCAGAAGCGCTCGCTCAGCATGGGATGGGAAACCTACCCGCGACCCGGCGACGTCCGCTACACAGCATCGCCGATGTTTCACATTGCCGGGTGGGCCATCGTGTTCTGTCAGATTGCAACCGGGGCGACGTCACTGATCGTGCCGCAATTCGACGCGCAGGTGACCGCGAACGCGATTCGTGACGGCGTCTTGAACGGCTGCTTTCTTGTACCCACGATGATGCAAGCGGTACTGGATCAGGACGAGGCGCCGAGTGGTCGGGAGCAGTTCGACACGATGTTGTATGGGTCGGCACCGATGCCGCCGTCGTTGCTGCGCCGCGCACTTGAGCGCTGGCCGGAATGCAACTTCTGGAACATGTTTGGCGCCGGGACCGAATCGGGGCTGCAAACGCTGTTGCGACCCGAGGATCACCGACGCGCTCTCGCCGGCGAAGATCACCTTCTGGCTTCGGCAGGACAGCCCGTCCTTGGCGTCGACCTTCGGATCCTCGATGACGAGGGCAATCCGGTCCCCACCGGTGTGGTCGGGAACATTGCAGCAAAGACGGACTGTGTCATGGATGGCTACTTGGACATGCCGGAGAAGACCCGTGAAGCACTTCACGACGGTTGGTTCTGGGGCGGCGACCGAGGCTATTTCGACGCAGAAGGCTATCTGTACCTAGGTGGTCGCAGCCGTGACATGATCATCCGCGGGGGCGAAAACATCTATGTGGCTGAGATCGAGATCGTGCTTACCGACTGGCCTACTGTCATCGACGCCGCGGTGGTTGGCCGCGAGGACGAGAAATGGGGCGAGGTGGTGATTGCCTTTGTTGAGTACGAAGGCGAACCCCCTACTGCTGAGGAGTTGCGCGAGTTGTGCCGCTCGCGCCTGGCAAGTTACAAAGTGCCAGTCG carries:
- a CDS encoding ABC transporter permease, coding for MATFLEFAVLGLGLAAVYIGLGTGLQLVYRATGIVNFAQGAMGMWGAYVYAQLQKNGELVLPFATFELDDPGVSLSLLIALVVAVVLGILAHYLVFRPVRRAPALAQVVVSIGLMVILQALATIQFGPNHLNVDAILPRGSIELFGANLATPELIMTAIMLVLAALVWAYFRFTYWGAATRAASENERGAILMGFSPDRLSLIALIMSTLISTVGVVLASSLTGLSPTNYALMVVPALAVFLAARLESIAVICVGAIVLGVFQSEIGLLATKDWWPTWAKSGLDQVIPFVAVMVILVIFGGRLPARGSLASIRLPDVHVPRFRIVPAATLFVVAGALIFIFDSTYRFAFTFSLIMGLLALSYVLITGYLGQISLAQLAFAGTAGFALSKITTNWGLPFPIAIVISALLASAVGLIVALPAFRIRGVQLAIVTLAAALAIERFVFGNYSLTPVQGNPIADPVLFGIDFSVRTGRELSRPIFSLLVLVVLTIMIVIFVCLARGDTGRSFLAVRANERAAASAGINVRRTKAIGFAVSAFFAGIAGCLIGYSVGQLSAESFSVMVGIQLLAVAYLGGITSFGGALVAGMLAPLGLIYTALHSWFEMGDYYPLITGIGLVVTAILNPVGIAGEFGKQVAWVGSRFRRNHDGDDATAPEANKNEEPAHV
- a CDS encoding ABC transporter ATP-binding protein translates to MSDVHATGLSTQNLTVQYGGVVANSDINLSVDIGQVVGLIGPNGAGKTTFVDAITGFTPCNGEILLGGRRLNDVPPHRRRELGLSRTWQAGELFGNLTVAENLLVAARPVGFRSLWRDLFARSSKADTEIVDKAIADVGLGSVRRSLARDLTLGQQKLVGVARALVGACSVALLDEPAAGLDTHESAEFAPRLRSIAERGRGVLLIDHDTSLVLDVCDVVYVLEFGKIIFSGSPDQARNDPAVLEAYLGVPTEDPS
- a CDS encoding ABC transporter ATP-binding protein: MSDVLLRAESLTAGYAGAPAVRDVNLEVRPGEVVAVLGPNGAGKTTTLLSLVGLLPLMSGSVTALGHPVLPNKSHLLARRGGLLVPDDRGLFPSLSVQAHLRLARSTPDLAREQEVLDRFPALADLRGRPAGLLSGGEQQMLTIAKALVAAPKLLLIDEMSLGLAPKIIQELLPLIRDLAKEEGIGVVLVEQHIDLVLQVADKGLILNHSHVVLEGPATDLRARRADVEAAYFGAGKYDVSDSEAAATTELGAADA
- a CDS encoding class I adenylate-forming enzyme family protein, yielding MHDTTWPLAGILPYAARRFPKNRCFLNQEGHSRTFAEVHERVNRLANSLRDAGVKKGTRIALLDTDSMEYAEVLLACFTLGATYVPVNYRLATPEIANILGRARPSWLFVGQRYLAQGREVIDGFDFDCQIASLDGCTDIDVEGLIAQGSPSEVVVTVHDEDTVGIMFTSGTTGLPKGVVQSQGMQKRSLSMGWETYPRPGDVRYTASPMFHIAGWAIVFCQIATGATSLIVPQFDAQVTANAIRDGVLNGCFLVPTMMQAVLDQDEAPSGREQFDTMLYGSAPMPPSLLRRALERWPECNFWNMFGAGTESGLQTLLRPEDHRRALAGEDHLLASAGQPVLGVDLRILDDEGNPVPTGVVGNIAAKTDCVMDGYLDMPEKTREALHDGWFWGGDRGYFDAEGYLYLGGRSRDMIIRGGENIYVAEIEIVLTDWPTVIDAAVVGREDEKWGEVVIAFVEYEGEPPTAEELRELCRSRLASYKVPVEYHVLDRLPRNPTGKVRKNELVQSLI